ACTCCTGCAAAGAAGACACCTGCTAAGACTGCCACCCCCAAGAAGACCCCAGCAAAGAAAGTGGCCAAGAAGACTCCAGCCAAATCTGCTTCTAAGAAGACACCAGCAAGATCGGCCGTAAAGAAGACCCCAGCCCGCTCTGCCTTGAAGAAGACGCCTGCCAGGAGTGCCATCAAAAAGACTCCTGCCAGGCCCAAGTCTGCCCGTAAGCCAGCAGGGAAACCTACCTGGGCTGACATTGCCAAGAGGGGCGCTGCTGTCAAGTCTTCCAAGCCGAGCTGGACTGTCAAGTGGGCTGGCAAGGCTAAGGCCAAGGCTATCACCAAGAAGGTGCAGAAGGTGCGAAAGCTAAAGGCCAAGACAccaaaggtaaaaaaacaatttaagaAATTTGAATTGCAAAAATGGGTATCAATTCCTAGGCAAAAATGTGATGAGACAACTACCAGGGATTTGTCCTTTGTTGCATCTGATAGTGCTTTATTTACTTACTTCGTTGTGCACTTAGTCATCTTGCTCCCCAAAGATGAGATGCTTTTGGTAGGGATTTCCTCTGGTAGATTCATTTATGCCAGCAGGTTGAGATGTTCAATGAATTTGATATGACATTAAAGGGATGTGGATCGAAATGAAATTAATAGGAATAAATGTCAAACATGAATTTCTTAGCATGATTGCAGCAAGTCAATTTTATGCAATGATTGTAAGAagcgttaaaggacaagtccaccccaacaaaaagttgatttgaatacttgtaaagagaaaaatccaacaagcataacactgaaaatttcatcaaaattgaatgtaaaataagaaagttatgacattttaaagttttgcttaatttcacaaaacagttatatgcacatactgttcagtatgcaaatgaggatactgatgacatcatccactcactatttcatttgtattttattatatgaaatattctaatattctccttgtcaagtgaaacaacaattaattcctccctgaacatgtggaattagtattgtttaatacgatatggttcagtcaagttggtccttattgtcaaatgtgtaaaaagtgaaatattgtaaaattcaaacaaaaaacaaaagaaacagtgagtgagtgaaggacatcgactgtctcatttgcatgtcactgaattgtgcatatcactgttttgtgaaaaataggcaatactttaaaatgtcattacttattttacatccgattttgatgaaattttcagcgtaattctagtttgattttctccatttattcaaatcaacatttttctgcagtggacttgacctttaagttattCAAATTGTCCctcaaaaattaattcagcaGATGTGTAGTGATTAAATTAATTGAATGAGCCAGCGCCTATGGatgtttttaacagaaatatgcCGCAATATATATGTTGTGGATcataatcatattgcaaaataaatcctgcattacataatttttttaattcaaatctatCCAACCAAAAAAAGCACAATGGCTGTGTGCATGAAGCTATCAAGATTCGAGTCAAGATTTAATTTGGTTACAAATTAATGGAAATGAATAATATCAGACGTTAACTTGGCATGATTCCAGCAAATTCTGAATTCTGGAATGGGAAATAGATAGCGGACATAAATATCTTGCATGATTATGGCAAAATAATATTCTGAAGTGTTTGTAGGTATGCAATAAGTATTAGAAAAATGTCTGCATCATTGATGTTTGTAGAAGTTATCCTttctttaacaaaaataaaactctTTGTATATTTTTGTGAACTTTTGAGTTCCTACCCAAAATTGGGATGGGTACCtaacttcaaaaaaaaaaaaaaaacaccatctGACTTTGCCAGCCCTTGAGAACAATAGGCAGGGTAGAAAACACTCTGCATTCTGTTTTCTTGATGCATGTTAACTTTCACAGTTGTAATAATTTAGATGTTTCTCTTCTCTCCCATTTCTCTTTGAATACTTGCAGAAGGTTGCTAGGCTTGGAGTTGGTAGCACTGGTCATGTTGATTCTCCTGCCACCATTGTATTAAAGAAGACTTTGAAGGCAAAGACTCCAGTGAAGACAAAGAAGGGACGAAAGACGCCATACAAGAAACCTCCAACAAAGAAGACTGATTCTGTTGCAGACCTTAGCTTTTCAGGAGTACAGGAGCTTTTCCAAACCCCACCACCAACTAAACAAAGCAAATCAACCCCAGTCAACACCCCTGACCTCAAGACTCCGGAAGGACCAGGAGAGATGTTTGTATCACCTCTTACCACTTCTCCAAAGAAATCTGCAACCAAGAGAACGTCCGCAGGAAAGGTCACCAAGCCCGGTAGAAAGTCGGAGGGTTTGACTGGTGTAGCACGCCTGATAAAAACTCCCAAGCAAAAGGGCAGGCAATCAGTCGATGTTGGAGTTCTGTCTGCATTGTTCAAGTCACCAAAACAGAAAGCTGAAGCTAAGACACCTGAAGTAATGGGATTGACAAGGCTCTTCAATGAGAAGGAGAAGACCTCTAAATCTCCCAAAACACCCAGAATGGCTGGTCTATCTAAGATGATGAAAACACCAAAGTCCCAACCATCACCTAAGTTCACAGGTATCAAAGAGATGATGAAAACTCCTAAGCAGGATGACCCATACACAGATTTTGAAGGTGTTCCAGATCTCTTTTCATCTCCAGCTGCCATGAAATTAGAGAAGACACCAGTTAAACCGTCTATGAAGAGGAAGAGGACTGAGACACCAGCTGCCAAGCCAGCCAAGAGGCAGAGGGTTCAGAAGACACCTGCCAAGACACCAGCTAAGGCTGCAAAGACTCCAGCAAAATCCTCAGCAGTTACACCGAAGACCACTCCTGCTAAATCTCCTGCTGCAGCTAAGGAGACCCCAGCAAAATCACCTGCTGCTGTAAAGAAGACACCTGCTAAATCCCCTGCTGCCACAAAGAAGACCCCAGCAAAATCGCCTGCTGCTGTAAAGAAGACACCTGCAAAGGCTCCTGCCACCCCCAAGGTAACCCCTGCTAAGTCTCCTGCTGCAGCAAGTGAGACTAAAACCAAATCACCTGCCGTTGTAGCCAAGAAGACTCCTGTGAAGGAGGTGAAACCGAAGAGGTCTGCAAAGAGTACTAAGGCAGCTACTCCAGCCAAATCTCCAGCAAAGCAATCAAGGAGAGGCAGATTTACAAAGGCCTCTTCTCCAGCTAAACCTGAGCCAGCTGCAGTTGAAACTAGTCCTGAAAAAACCCCAGTCAAGAAAACAACCAGGGGAAAGAAGAAGGTCGTAGCATCACCTGTCAAGTCACCAGTGCAAAAGACAACAAGAAGGGGAAAGGCCAAGACCACTTCAGAACCTCAACCAGAAACTGTTGAGCCCAGTCCTGTAAAGGCACCAGTTAAGAAGTCCACACGGGGAAAGAAGGCCGCACCAGCATCCCCCATCAAATCTCCGGTAAAGAAAACAACAAGAGGTAGGAAAGCAGTTTCTCCTGCGAAACCTGTAGTTGAATCCCCCAAACCTACCCCGGAAAAGGCACCTGCTAAGAAGGGAAGGAGAGGAGCTAAAGCTGTCACTGTTGAAACCAGCCCAGTAAAAACTCCAGCAAAGAGGACGACTCGAGGTCGAAAGGCAGTTACACCCAAGATATCACCAGTAAAGAAGGTGGCTACACCCAAGAAATCACCAGTAAAGAAGGCAACCAGGGGTGGAAAGGCAGTGGCCAAGTCTGTTGAAGTTGCCTCAGAGGCATCAGTACCTACACCTGTAAAGACCCCAGCCAAGAGAACTACTAGAGGAAGGAAGGCTGCATCACCAGCAAAATCACCTGTCAAGAAGCCTGCTAAAGTAGGAAAGAAGGCAGCGAAAACTGTTGAACCAGAACCAGTCAAAGCCACTCCTGTGAAAACACCAGCAAAGAGGGCAACCAGAGGAAGGAAGGGAGTATCCCCTGTCAAATCGGTAAAGAAGGAAGCACCTGCTGCAGCTCCCAAACGGGGGGCTAAGAGGGCTGCCCCAGACCCAGAACCAGTAGCATCTCCAGCTCCCAAGAGGAGCAAAGCAGGACGTTTGAAAGCAGCCCCTAAGGATTCGCCTAAACCTGCTACCCCTAAGCCATCACCAAAGGTAACACGGAGGGGAAAGGTAGCAACCAAAGCTGCAACACCTAAGGTTACCAAGAAAGCAGCCAAAGAACCTAAAGTGACTACCCCGAAGCCATCCCCAAAAGTAACACGGAGAGGCAAGGTAGCTGCCAAAGCAGCAACACCCAAGGTGACCAAGAAAGCAACCAAGGCTGCAGCACCCACTCCAAAGGCCACACGAGGAAAGAAGAATGTGGTAAAGACTCCAGAGCCCGTAAAGCCATCGCCAAAGGTGACAAGAGGAAGGGGAAAGGCCCCAGCAAAGGCAGCGAAAGCATCACCAGCTCCAACTCGATCCACCCGTTCAAgaagaaagtgaaatatataataGAGACTACCACAGTACCATTTTTCTTCTATTCTCATCTGTAAATATCTTGTATAATATGTAGAATTTTATCTGGAAACCAATGTTGGCAAAGGATTGGTGAAATGCGAGCAAGTTCATGGTAACAATTTagacaaatgaaaatattcttgaaTTTTTGATAACTTTCTGTGAAAGTGTACATATGTGAatggtttttaatttttttttacactgctCAGCCTCATGTAATAAAATTCAACCCATGTACATTGAATTATTCACATTGCAAAACAAGACGTTTGTAACAATGTTCTTTATTCAGGATGGCAGTCAACAAAATGGTCTTCATGCCCCAACAATAACAAGTGGGCTTTGTGCGATATCTACCTCATGAGAGTTATAATATGCACGACATTCACCATGCATTTTAACAAAAttatataatgtaaataaaacTGCTTTTATAGAATAGTTTGCTGGGATGAGTAACTAAtattttgatacatgtacagatGTGTTTTTAATGAACCATAACAGTGAATCAACTTGCCgaaatttatgattattatggaTGAAGCCTGGCTGACTGTCGGTCTATTTCATAAGACTGATATATTTTATCTACTTTACAATTAAGAATGTGGACTAGGGTGTTaatgaatttgatgaaatattggcATCAATTTTCGTGtagtttcaatttcaattcaatttaattatttAGCTCTcgttaaaataaaatacaagcaACTATGATTTACACAGAAAATATAAACACAGTGGATTTGATCCTTAAAAAGTGACTCCCATTCATGGCACATTCCCATTTCAGAATTTATCAGAATTTgagatttaattttgaaaagcaCACATATTGGAAATCATGATTACCCTCAGAAAGATATATGCttaatttatgatttcattGAATTCATTATTGTGCATTTATTACAGACTAGCTCGgatattgaattttaaggtATTTGACGGCGTCTTTTTCTATTTCTGAAGGCAAATAATTAATCTTTGTACATATATGCAATGGCTGTTCTAAGTGATGTATATAGTCTTCTTTGTATTCCATGATTGTGCCTAGTCTTTATGATAATTGGGTGCTGGCAATATGTGACATGTACATAGATGAAAGAAGACATTAACACCCCATGAACATTCCAGGCCGTCTTAAAATTTTCAGGCACTttttctctttgaaaaaaaactttgaagaaAAACCTGCCAACTATTTTGTTCTGAAGAAAAACAAGGATCGGTAATGTGTTCTTattaagaaaaatcaagttagttaatgaattgaaatgtttaggattttaacacaaataaataatgctCTTGGCatttgtttctgatgttagacaTTTCAGGATTTAGATAGAGCTCAAGTTTTTTGGAATATCTCAGAATGAAGTGTGTCGGATATATTTTACTGAAGTAGAAAATCACTGTGAGTACAATTTTGTACATTATTGAATTGCCTGAACAATATGCATTCTTGTATGTTATACACGTCCCCATACACTAGTTTGCTTTGCTTTCTTGTAGTTTTCCATAATGCCTTGAATGTTGTGGCATTAAGACAGATGTTTTGCTCTTAAAAAGTATTGTGAACATGTAGAGTTTCGGGTTTGTGCGCTTTTGCATTGTACCGATATTGAAGGGGAAAATACATATGTATGTACAGATTGTAGATTGTTGTATAAAAATGATTCAGTCTGCGTGATGGGGGCGCAGTAAATGTGTTGTAGTGATGTGTACATGGATTTTATAGTTTGTATATATGCTTTCATGTTAATGAGTCTGAACTCTTTAACATGTGTGCATTTTGTACTGAAATTCTGTATCTAGCTCATTTTGTGTGATGGAGAAATTTAGGACCAAATTTTAGATGCTTAAACTAGGCAAGATTATTCACTTGGGGACCAAATTTTAGATGTTAATATTCATAATGGGATGTTCTTATCAAGTTTTGTGTGAAAGTCAATACCCTTTTTTAAGATGTTGCATTTTAAAGTGTTTATTTAATAAGGTTTTTGTTTGCATATATCTTCTATTTATCttacttttttgtaatttattgtatacACATTTTAGGGGGAAAATCAATTAGCACCCTTCATTAAATGCAACAATGGGAGTTCATTATTTGGTGCAACTTTGCATCCAAAGAAGTCTTTGCATCTTTTAGGGTGCAAACTTGCTTCTCCAGGTGCAAAGAGGGACCCTTTTTTCTACGTGTATACAAGGATAACTGTCAGCAAGAACCACATTACATGTCTGTTGACTGTGCACCACATCAATGCAAAAAAGGAGTACAGTTCAATACCTCCAAACCCctgtaaataaacaaaaatacatcaTGATGATTTTGTCTGATGGTTTTACAGTGTTATTGTGAAATtgtaaatactgtattttatgttccttttgcttttcttttttctttcatcgttcaatgtgtgtgtgtatgttttcttttttgttgacgTAGTAAATTTCACTGTAAACCTCCATTGGTGATCTAagctttcattttttccccctcGTTTTGTCGTGTGTCTTAGGGggagttgcaagaaaatatttgcaatcgtAAATTCAAAGAAAGATCAATTTCAACTAAAGCAAATCAATTCAGAGTTGTTAATGCAAGAAGCAGGCcatcaatcaattgcaaatttgcgatgAAAGGCACGACTTTCAATTGACTTTGGGAGCTGAAGTTGACTTGCGATCAATCACAAGTTTCTTGTAACGCCCCATTAGAGCAAGGGAGTGTTGTGAAGCTGGGTCTGTGTGACTGTTCTGTTGGAATTCAGTGTGAAGAGACAATGTTTGGACCTGGGGCCACGTTggagaaagagttgcgatcaaacgcaactcaaaaaatcttgcgcaacttgattttcagccaatgaagcacccaTATTCTAGACTttcgtttaaacgcaactctttgtgcaacaggccccaggtgggtgtttcataaagctgctcgtaagttaagaacaaCCGGTTAACCTTTCTTACGCacaaaataatcaccaatgaagaTTTAATGGTGATTATAATTtcccacaagaaaggatcaccagtcattcttaacttacgaacagctttatgaaatggcccccaattacatgaaatgttatattcaattgATGTTCCATGCAATTAATTGTAACTGTAGGCCTATGGTAAACCTTGTATAAAAagttacaatcaattgtaaaaatcaattttatctgTTGGTGTTACAGagccctgggccccgtcttacaaagagttacgatcaatcgtaattctatggaaatccagtattgtcataatattttctacaagaaatCTAAAAActatcctttgtaaacaaaaagaatcacactgaattttcaagaaaaccgTGGATGTATGAATACATCATacgaaatattttgaacaaacatgcatttcagatgttgacattcctggttttccatagttgtggttgattggatcaaacatgcattttcagATGTTGACATTCCTGGGTACAAGATGGATGTGGGAGTTTTGTTTAAAGTTACAAGTGAgtaaagcgagcgagcaaacaaAAGTTTTggccttttaaaaatatatatatttttttgtagttTTCTGATATGTTGTGATATACTATTCAAcaagaaatatcatatttctccctttttctgcttttctgttttttttcttggtcatggtacttaggggggggggcatagcctCTCAAGCCTCTCCTCTGTCCTGTATGGCAATGACTTGAATACATTTGTGTGTTAACAGGAGAGAAACCTGGGCATTTCCTAGtatccttgtcaaattttgtcaAACAATAAACTTTGCATTTAAATGCTTAAAAGGGACACTCCTGGCTAAAAATACGATTTGATCAGATAATGAAAGATCAGgcaaacaaaatactgaaaatttgatgaaaattggacaaggaataacaaagctatgacagtttaaagatttgcattattctgatgaaacaaggcatgtcttcatgaatatttagtgAGCAAATCAATAatgccatatccccacttgttcttttgtatttcattatatgaattggatttatacattttttcctccaagaactataaaaattggattgacaactgattaaacgcattggatattcattgctgcaacttatttcattatggagacacatcatttacacatgtatgaaaacatgaagcaatcatgatttcatgtaatgacatacgaaagaggaaagtggggatgtgacatcatcggcccacctaatgaatattcatgatggcgagtatataactgttttcacagcATATTGCTGAACTTagaataactttgttatttgatatcagattttgatgaaattttcagcattttgctctgtgaatttcacCCTATTTAGacttgaatattttcagcccgtaGTACCCCTTAAGAATAACAATCTACAGGTCATGACCAAATGACTTGAGCTGATGGTGTAGGAATGAGATTATGAATTTGCACCCCAAAACATGCATGGAGCAGTCCTGTGAGTATTATGTAATGGGTGTCCGAAAGAAGTGTAGGAGAAAAGgctattgatattaattatgataattgaaGTTCAATTACGAAAATGTGCCGTAACAACATTCCATGCGCCATTCATCTTcagatgtgtttttttttttttttttttttttttttttggggggggggggctctatTGAAACTTGTCATCAGTTACGGCTAGATATCTGAATGTTGTGATTGACTCACTGTCAATCACATTTTAGTATTAGCAACTTACCATTATAGAAGACAAATAATCACTAAGGGCTCGTTTAGGCAGTTGGATTGGATGATTTCCTGTAGaagtattcatttttttgttacatGCTTGTTAAAACGATCCAGTATCCCTATTGGATATTACTATGGACACCTTACACATCCAGGGAGGGGGTCTCTGAAActgatggttttttttttgtttttttgcttgccagATTTTCTGAGAGGAAAATGTTAACATTTTTAATTCAGGGAGGAAAATGGCAACAATAATATACACCCATTTGGCGACATTCATTCTTATTTTCTGAGTTCCCTCATTGGCCCCTGCTTTTAAGAAAGCCCAGTGGCATGTAAGGAGGATGGGGACAGCTAGTGCCCCAGCAGCAAAAAGACAAAAGGGAGAAAAGCAAGGGGGGAATAATATATTCAGATGAATTCCCCTGCCTCTATATTATTTGGAAGTAAATGCATGAAAACTAGTCTTTTAAAAATCTAAATGGCAATTTGTTTAAAAGCTCGGTTGCTTTGGTTTATGACATCATTCCTCTCATGCAGAATCGCGCAACACATGTCCTGAACCGACTTTTGTTTAAACATTAAGATTCTGacatacaagtttttttttcacatttaggGTGTAAAGGTTTCCAGTGCCTTATTTCTAACACAGTGACATGTTTGAGATTGAAGCATATTACTGCTTGCTAGATTGAGAGACCGGCGACTTTCCCGTGGAAGATGAGAATGATGGTGAATGGTATTAAGCAGAAACCGGGGGCTGCCGGGAGTAAACAGCCTATATAGCTCGACAAGGAAGTAATGAAATTAATCTCTATTCGCCAACGTGAAAATGCCTTTAATCCGATCTCCCCATATTATCATGCCTGTGTGCCTATCGCCAAAAAGTGCAATTACATGTTAATCCCCTATACAGTCAGATGTTGACATATGAACTTCAAACGCCGTCATcttggtaataaaaaaaaagcccgGGAAATTTTAGAGGGttaatgagggggggggggggagctgctGACACATACTATGTTTATGTACAAAAATCAGTGTACGGGTTTATTGGGTTTTATTCTATCAATGAAAAGGAGACGAATAGATTACTACAATGAAATAGCGAAAAGATGTTGGGTCGAGGGGCGCTTCCTCCCCAAAATTTCTACtaccaagaaacaaaaagaaaattcaatgtCCCCCCTCCCTATACGACCACCTTTATTATGTTTTCAGTCCATGTGGCAGTAAAAAGCATAGTAGTATTAAATTCAGGGGGTTCAGAGCGGTTTTGAAGGGGTGGAGGCTAACCATTCAAAAACAcaaattattgtcattttaaCTTGTTTTATAGGCTTACGTTTATTTATAAAAGGGGGCTGAAGCCTGTCGCTATAGTCACCCCCTCCCCTGGCTCCGTGACAGTGGCTATATgtccaaatatatttttttaatctacagGTAGGCCTATAAGTGTTTGTAAGCGGTCTGTGCATCGAGTGCACTCGTGGCTGATTACAAAGTATATAGGCATAATAAAgtgttttaaaagaaaagagagcAAACGAATGCAAATAGAAGTCAATCCTAGCCCCGGGCTTCTTTTCCGTTTTCCCTTCCTCTATCTAATTCCTCTTTCTATTTCCCCAGACCTCACCCTTGCACCTAGGGATTAAGCTGGTCTGCCCGGGCGCCAATCCCGCTCGGAAACCGTTAGACACCATGCGTTTCAGCGGAAAGAAAGgggagaaatgaaaaaaagcgCGAAGACACGGGTGATATATAAATCAGACAGACTCGCTTCTCTATCTGCAAAAACCCCGGAAAGCTTTTTAACGCTTCCACCTCGAGATGCATTGGCACGCTTTATGAATGTCGAGTGCGTCGTTATTTGATTTGGGCGGATTGATAACATGTTTATCggatgatgaaaatttcataacgCTCTCTCGCTTTCCTGTCCTCCCCAGAAAGTTCAGACTTTTGACTTCCTCTAGCCACTCGGAGTCAAGCGAGGTTGGGTAACATATGTTACATAATACATGAAGCTTGTCAAAAAAGAAAGACTGGACGAGGCGTGCATATTGTAGATATTATGTAAATTTACTGGTTAATGAATTCTCTCTGGTAATTGCATTTTGCTAGTTGATCAGAATTCCAGCTTAACATTttgaggattaaaaaaaattaatgataaagcGTGCAGAGTCTCAGTTGTCAAACGTTTGCATCATTTGCtgaatatgtttttttcttcttaatactGATTATGACGATAAAGAGCTTTGGTTATAATAACTTCATGATTTATGCACGCGCAGCTGTGCGTCACAATTGCGTATTTATGATTATACTTTCCCCTCAACGTTTTTATAATTTCGAAATGTTCTTTGTTCTTGATAGTCCCTTGGGCTCAATTATACTCTACTAATAATTTATGCCACCACTTTCTGACGGTAAGCATGCAGGCATTTTTAAACGCCATTGCAATTATAATTCAAACGGTTAACAAAACTCATAAGCCATAACAATCGGACATTTCTCAAAGTAGACAGACCTGTTAATACATTCAATAAACAAGAgttaaaatgcaatttatacaAATAGACAAGATTTATATGACTACAATAGAAGAATCTCATAAAGGTTACTTATAATATCTCTTGACTAAAAACTTTTTCATTTTGTGATATCTGACTTctctggaataaaaaaaaagagattatgATTCAGctcaatttcaaaaagaaaagaagataatAACACGACTTCACAATCTGACAATGATTTGTGTGCTTGccttttgaaatatatatattgcaatgaaaatatagtaatgtGTCTGATAATTTTGTTGGGTTCCTATATTTCATTAAGAAACTTTGCTTGTACTTAGGAATCCTGTTGGTGATTAAATTACTTGATATATTTTATGTGCATTATGTAATTTTCTACTTTACGAATAAGTTAAATTGAATCATAGACATTAAGCTATCTAACATGATCGTTTGATTGTGATTTGTTTTGCATTATGGTTACCccctcgattttttttccaagaccGTCTCGCGGCCCCTTTAACTAGCAATTCTCATCACCCATATATCACGTGTATACCAGCATGTCTACCATGATAATATTGAATTGAAGTGAAATCAAGTGTTGTTACCAATTTAAGAGACATGTTATCATTGTagcatattattttgtatttggaTATTTtaggaaacaaaatagtgaaaatagTGACATGCTAAGCGACTTTAACCCTTGGTCCTGCTGGGAAGCGGgagtgctgaagcacccccaagatttacCGGTGGAAGGGTTGCTGcgtgtattgtatttttttgtattttatttatttaatcacggTTAAAAAGCCTGCTTTCAGCTAGAAGCTGCTTTTCAGCAAGGCCGTGgacaaatgataataacaaataatatcaacataaaacaagcatacaaaaataaaaacgaaaaacaaaatatatcaaaacatgGGTAAAATACAATTGGGAAAAGTAAAATtggagtaaacaaaaatgaaaaatgaatagacgaaaataatatacaaagttatgtcaaaattaaacataaaaaaatgaagatatatAATGCGGCATCATCAAGGGTGATCGGGGTGGAGAATTAAATTAAGAAAGTGATATGAGACGTGCAAATGTAGCCGGGTTTTTTTCTAATCGGGTTGTTGCGGGTAGGTTATTGAATAATTTAGAAGCTGAATAAAGGGGACTGTTTTTTAGATAATTAGAATGAGGCTTCGGTAATTGAATTTGTCGGTCTATGTTTCTTAAAAGATATTCTCGTGATTTAAGTGTGATTCGAGTACAAAGGATAGATGGAGCTAGATTATTGACCAatttaaaaatggtaaaaattgACTGATTGTTCCATCTCTTGTTGAGTTGATCAACCTTTAAAATGGCATATATATTCGCTGTACTAAATCTACTGTTTACTTCTAAGACAGATTTCAGTGCTCTGTTTTGTAGAACTTGGAGACGATTTAGTTGGCTtttattgccatttctccaGATTGtacaacaatagtcaaatat
The genomic region above belongs to Lytechinus pictus isolate F3 Inbred chromosome 12, Lp3.0, whole genome shotgun sequence and contains:
- the LOC129273691 gene encoding nascent polypeptide-associated complex subunit alpha, muscle-specific form-like isoform X1; its protein translation is MTLHGKIVVIKRNGADGAHFPLTAEQCLFGRTNECDIRIQLPNVSREHCRIDVQKNGEIHIVNLSQVNPTLLNSKAVPEREPVQHKDVFTIVDRSFRFEYPPGSSRRTSIKPEVQSPVISSTTAKTPSAGGDTPKSAKKAPEKAATPAQKKAATPAKATPKAPATPKAATPKTPKSAKKESPKDSAPTPKAKSPAAPKTPKSAKKEATAAAPTPKAKSPAAPKTPKSAKKESPKAVTPKPSSPATPKTPKSVKREAPKPATPEEPAAPKTPKSAKKESPKASTTPKSKTPVKKTPVKASPKSQTPKASPGSAKKASPGSAKKASPASAKKASPASAKKASPKTPAPATKRRSGSLSKSGGKMTPFGSPRVPKTTPLKNSISQLRRRSAPVKEEEEGVSPAKKATPKKSPKAPTPKSAGKSAKKTPASESGKKRKSSNSDAAPSAKRKRVSFGPSLSPEQFDKYLPPLTPIKRGQSPARRSLGSASITPKGRSYKKRASIAAIVTHPAIEEEPTPKKSPATKPKASPKAATPKVSPKAATPKASPKAATPKASPKAVTPKASPKAATPKASPKAATPKAVTPKASSKAATPETTPKMATPKASPKAATPKTTPKAATPKAATPKAATPKVSPKATTPKGRLSPKRSPKRPASLSDESFTGLPELFKTPSPQKVSRVSQGKVSKVTPQSASVVRKIATPMKEEIKKAAESKRRSLPKAIPQHMKAEIVAEAALRQKRRPSPKKALSTPLRTAIKKGVQLKKSSPKPTTPAKTPTPKKGASPKPVTPASAKKASEEKTPVKAATPKAATPKAATPKAVTPKAATPKAATPKAVTPKAATPKAATPKAVTPKAATPKVTTPKAATPKVATPKAATPKAATPKVATPKAATPKAATPKAATPKAATPKAKTPAKKTPAKTATPKKTPAKKVAKKTPAKSASKKTPARSAVKKTPARSALKKTPARSAIKKTPARPKSARKPAGKPTWADIAKRGAAVKSSKPSWTVKWAGKAKAKAITKKVQKVRKLKAKTPKKVARLGVGSTGHVDSPATIVLKKTLKAKTPVKTKKGRKTPYKKPPTKKTDSVADLSFSGVQELFQTPPPTKQSKSTPVNTPDLKTPEGPGEMFVSPLTTSPKKSATKRTSAGKVTKPGRKSEGLTGVARLIKTPKQKGRQSVDVGVLSALFKSPKQKAEAKTPEVMGLTRLFNEKEKTSKSPKTPRMAGLSKMMKTPKSQPSPKFTGIKEMMKTPKQDDPYTDFEGVPDLFSSPAAMKLEKTPVKPSMKRKRTETPAAKPAKRQRVQKTPAKTPAKAAKTPAKSSAVTPKTTPAKSPAAAKETPAKSPAAVKKTPAKSPAATKKTPAKSPAAVKKTPAKAPATPKVTPAKSPAAASETKTKSPAVVAKKTPVKEVKPKRSAKSTKAATPAKSPAKQSRRGRFTKASSPAKPEPAAVETSPEKTPVKKTTRGKKKVVASPVKSPVQKTTRRGKAKTTSEPQPETVEPSPVKAPVKKSTRGKKAAPASPIKSPVKKTTRGRKAVSPAKPVVESPKPTPEKAPAKKGRRGAKAVTVETSPVKTPAKRTTRGRKAVTPKISPVKKVATPKKSPVKKATRGGKAVAKSVEVASEASVPTPVKTPAKRTTRGRKAASPAKSPVKKPAKVGKKAAKTVEPEPVKATPVKTPAKRATRGRKGVSPVKSVKKEAPAAAPKRGAKRAAPDPEPVASPAPKRSKAGRLKAAPKDSPKPATPKPSPKVTRRGKVATKAATPKVTKKAAKEPKVTTPKPSPKVTRRGKVAAKAATPKVTKKATKAAAPTPKATRGKKNVVKTPEPVKPSPKVTRGRGKAPAKAAKASPAPTRSTRSRRK